In the Telopea speciosissima isolate NSW1024214 ecotype Mountain lineage chromosome 6, Tspe_v1, whole genome shotgun sequence genome, AGACATACAAAGCAAATGAAATGATAGAGAACTTCTTTGTTAGATCGAACAACAGCGAGAGCTAGCGAGCGAGCGAgcgatagagagagagagagagacctgaaGACTGATCACCTCTTCCtatatttcatcttcttccttcgttGTGCCGATCGAACGAGGGAAGTGGGAGGTGGGAGGTGGGATGTGGGAGGGGAGACACGACTCAGGAGAGGTAGGTACTTTTAGGTTGTAAGTTGTATCTAACTGTATTTTTAAACAATTTTATCAAACTAGAGAGACTAGAGAGAGAAGAGTACGATGAGGCGGTAAGATATAAATGAATGAAATGACGAGTTTAACCCTTATATGCAATATTCCGGTTACGTAAcaggagaaaattttccttcaccactcTGTTGCCGCTTTCTGAATACTTCTGTgattggttctctctctctatatatctAACAATACGCGCCGTCGTACGGTTGCCGGAAGATTTGAACTAGTTAGTGTAACAAGGAGGAGTATAATCGGATCTTTCTTCCTTTACCTTTAACCTTAGTTCTTCTTCgtttaaattttttgttttccattttagttCTGGAGTTAATATTTTTGTGGTTGGAATTTAattcgaaaattaaaattccTGGATAGGGTCGTTTTAGCTGAGATTATGCGGACTGTGGCTTAGGTCgcgttttttcttctttgttttgggcttggattttggTTTAGATATTGCTAATTATGTAGTTTAGTTGGGGTTTTTAATCagtttatctcttctttttgtttggtttttgttATTGGGATTCCAAATCCCTTTCAATTTCATTCTGAAATTAGGATTTCTGGATTCCCAGtgttcttcttgttttgtatATCAAATTTTAGGATCAAGACTCTTGTGTTTGTAACTCTTTAAATAGATGCTTGCAGTCCATCGAAATTTAACTAAGAATTGTGTGagcatctctcttttcctctctgaATTCTGAGCAAGGGGTTAAGAATTATTTGGGATTGAATTATTTTTGGGCTTGAGTTTATTTGTTCAGATGTTTGCATATGGTGGTCTTACAATAATCTCTTCTGCAGGTATACTAACTATCAATAAGTCTTCATATACTAAAAGTCTCCAATCTCCATGGCTTCTTCAGAGGAAAACAGTGCATTATTTCCAATATTCATTTTGACTATAATGGCACTGCCTTTAGTGCCTTACACAATACTCAAGTTATGCCGCGCTGCCTCTAAAAAGACAAAGAGCATCCACTGTCCATGTTCTGTATGCTTTCATTCAGGGAAGTATCGGAAATCTATATTTAAACGGGTAAGTTTCTTGTATTCTCTGTATAACTGCTTTTCAAAGTCTACAGTGGGAGTTTTGCCTTTTATACAGTCTTTCATCCTGTTCACTCCTTGTATTTGCTTTTGCAGATCTCGAACTTCTCAACATATAGTAACTTGATGCTTGTGCTTCTTTGGGTTATAATGGCATTCCTCGTCTATTACATTAAACATATAAGCCGTGAGGTATTTAAGCTTCATTTTTTTAGCCGTAGACATCATTCTTATTATTGTTATGACTTTGTCAAAACTATTGCTGTTGAAATTCCCAACTATGGCTGGTTCTTGTATCCTATCCGGGATTTGATCCCATAATGGATGCTAGTTAATGCTTTTTTTCTGAAAATAGCATCTTGGGGGTGGGAAAAGGAATTTAATAGCTTTGAACAGAATGTAGGGAGTACACTAGAGATAGAAAACTGTTCGTGATTACTCAACAATGGATGGCAAACGGATTTCGACGAGGGAATGGGGATTTTCAATTTCCTCCCCCCTCGTCTTCTACCGCTTCGGTCCGGTCTAGGCGTCAGCGGAGGTGGGAACTCTGTGAGCAGCTACCCGATGGCCTAGATAGCCTAAGAAGAGGTGCGCGCTTGCGGCGGAGGATGAGCATTGACCCACTCACTGGTAATGCAGGCATTGAACCGAGGCCGTACCTCTCATTGTGGGGAATTCCTGTAGCTCATCACTTGCCTTATGTCGGACAGTTCCTTTGTGATAACTCCCGAATAATGAAAAAGGGATATGAACAAAAGTACCCTGAAATagaaaggaaataaagatgtgagaggaggaaagagaaattGTCAATAACGTGCCTGGCATTGATGAACTTGTGTTTTAGAATAGTGTACTTTCTAATCAAAGCACAAGTTTGGCAGTTTTCTCTCCTTGCATTGAGTTGTATGATTTTTATCAGTAATTTGTCCTTAGTTATGTCTTAAACTGTCGTAGACATGGTACATATGAGAAATTTCTATGAACCTAtgccttcaaatttttttttctcttatatcTCGATGTTCCCCTTTTATTTGTCTACATTATCTTTAGCTCCCTTGGTTATTTTGCACAAGACCtacatattttcaaatttcGTTTATTACAAGTCACTtcgtttaaaaaagaaaatgaaaacagcTACAATTGCACTGGTGGTGGCTTCCTTTTGAGATTATAAGATTAATGTTGGTCAATGTCTACTCTAAATTTTTGGATGTTGCGTCTCACTGTTGACATTATTTTTTTCGTAGATCCAAGTTTTTGAGCCATTCAGCATTCTTGGATTAGAATCTGGAGCTTCAGAATCTGAGATAAAGAAGGCATATAGGAAACTCTCTATTCTATACCATCCTGATAAAAATCCAGATCCAGGTAGGTGTTCTGTGTCTTCAGTGTGTGACATGGTTACAAATTTGATGGTCTTGAGGCATGATCAATTTTGCTAACCGTTGCTTTTCTATTTCAGAGGCACACAATTATTTCGTGGAATTCATTTCCAAGGCTTACCAGGCTCTGACAGATCCTATATCCcgtgaaaattttgaaaaatatggcCATCCAGATGGCAGGCAGGTAGTACACTTTTCTCTCATATGAAATTAGAAGCCAgcatttttggcttttttagTTTCCTAGAATGGAGTAAGTGATTTCTGACTAACTGCATTTGGGACTAATAATTGTCCTAATTCGGCTTGGAGCAGGGGCTTCAAATGGGAATAGCTCTCCCAGAGTTCCTGCTAAACATTGACGGGGCTTCGGGTGGAGTACTCTTACTTGGGATCGTTGGAGTCTGTATTCTTTTGCCATTGCTGTTGGCTGTTATATATCTCTCAAGATCATCAAAATATACTGGAAACTATGTTATGCATCAAACGCTGTATGCTTATTATCACTTGATGAAACCTTCGTTGGCTCCAAGGTATGTGCATCTCTTcaagaaattattaaaaaatttagACTGTGCATGTTTCTACTTCTGTTGCGGGTCAATAAACACTATTTAAACTATGTTTCATGAAACTGTATATCTTGATCATGGAAGGACAGCGGTTTTTCTGGCCTTCATAATTGCAATTAGGAAGGATGCTTCCTCTGTTTGTTGAAGCTATTTTATTTGTCTGGAAGCATTGGTGACTGATGTCCACCATGGCATCTGTTGAATCTATTTTATGGTTTCGTCTATTAAGGGgttatttcccatcttccttcTCATAGTCAACTAGTCAAGTAGCTCTGCAATAGTtgcttcttgagagagatatgcAAGTGTCACATTACAATGAACCACCAAGCGCATTGTAGCCTCTTCTACTTGTTGTACTTGCTTTCTATATATATTAGTTATTTTTAACTTTTCGACCTACTGATGTACTTGCTTTCTATACTTGATACAGCAAGGTTGTGGATGTCTTCATTAATGCTGCTGAATATAGGGAAATGCCAGTTCGTAGGAGTGATGGCGAGCCCCTGCAGAAACTGTTCATTTTAGTCAGGAGTGAGTTAAACCTGGACCTTAAGAACATTCGGCAAGAGCAAGCAAAGTTTTGGAAGCAGCATCCAGCTCTTGTTAAGGTAGTTTCTTGTATTTATGTTGCCTCTATTTTCTCGTCCTTGGTCATTTGCTCACATTCTTACTCCCTTGTCTTTTTTTGCATTCAGACAGAGTTGATGATTCAGGCGCAATTAACTCGTGAATCAGCAACTTTATATTCAGCTTTGCAGAAGGACTTTAGGCATGTGCTTGAACTCGCACCTCGCCTTCTTGAAGAACTAATGAAGGTGATTTCAAAGTGTCCTATGTTATTTGCTAAGTTGTTAAATTTTTTGTTGACATATGAAacttaaaaaatgccaaaggttaAGACCGTCTACAAACTCACCCTTCCCAGGACCCCCCCATAAGCAGGATGGGCACTGGGTAATGGCCCTACATAATGATGAAACTTCGCTCCGATGAAGTGTTCTCTGCAATATCACTGTCTTTGGGGAACTTCGCTCCAAAACCAAGATATCTCTGtagagttttattttatttttaaaattttgtttcattGTTCTCTGAAGTAGGAGtagcttgcatgtgcatgtgaTGAGGAATCTTCTCTTAGTAAACTGTCATGGTGTTGTGGGATTGGAGAATGTTGTTGTGCCTTCATGCTTAATTTGTTGGGAGATTTAGGGTAGCAGTTATGCCCTATCTATTGTCTTATAGGAGTTAATTAGTTGTTCCAATGTATGCTAAAGTAGATCATTGAATTTTTTGTGatggaaaaatatttaaaaaaaatttatggagAAAAGCTCAGATTCAACTATCATAAGGATTCGGAGTCATTGATGTCTACATCTTGCCCACAGGTTTTTGAAAATGGACTTCAACTGAACTGTCAGGGTGCTTGGTTCAGTTTGTCTTAATGCAACCCATTTCTTACAAATTGATAATGTGGCttgcaaaaaggaagagaaaacaaatagacAACATAAGCCTCCtgatcaggtttttttttttttttttttttttggggggggggtttgtggAGGAGGAACAGAGGTGGTGGAAATTTGAACCATAGAGGTGTCTAGTTCCCATTGAACGTAGTTCAGTCACCTGTTGTACTTTTCTTTAAACTGTGGCTCCACTCAAACATTAAGCATATTGGGCATGATATAGGAAGTCAGACGAActtttttccccttaattttCTACCACTCACTGTCTCACATGTATTTATGCTGTTTTCATGCTTTGAGTTCATTATTTGTTCTTCTAGTCTATATGTAAACTAAATTCCCTCCAGTGGCAAAACCAGAAAGGATAAATTAAGAAATCAACATGTTTGAGGTGATTAGAAATAGCTCTAATAGGTGATAAATGAGGGAAAACCATCTGGTATGTTTGTGTATGTACAACAAAGTCCACTTTGGCACTGTTAAGGAGGAGCGACATGATGCAGACTAGGAGAGTTAACTGAAGTACTGAACAAGTTGTAGGCTGAAAATGACCAGGGGAGAAAGGGTGAAATAATATATGGATGTAATCAGTTTAACAACAAATATGATGTTAAATAGAGTTGAACCACAAAGTATGATCCCTATAGCCAAACCCTTTTAATTTGGAAAGGATTAGTTGAATTGAGAAAAGGTTGTCTTCCAAGTGTCACAAGAAAAAGTCCCATCATGAGTGGCAATGTCTGCCACGTGGAGGGATGATAGTCATTCTGACAAAAAATTTCCATCAGTTTGACATGAGCTAGGAGAGTTAATTCTTTTGCCTGTGCATGCAGATGGCAATTATACCACGCAGTCCTGAAGGACATGGATGGCTGAGGCCTGCAATTGGGGTTGTTGAGCTTTCTCAAAATATCATTCAGGTATTATTTGGCAGGactattttttcttatttcccaTTTACTCATCTATTGCTGTTATTTCATCGTCATTCGTCTTGACATGCATATTCCGAATATTGTCATCATAGTTATATTATCGTGAGTCCTTTTGCTTGAATCTACTCAAGTTATTGGCATATCAATGCCATTAAAATCTTGCAAAAATCAGATAAATGTTATTTGCTGTTACTTTTTCCAATGGTTATTTCCTGTGTTAAACAAACAGATGAATGGTTTGAGGCAGAGGAACAGCATTTGCTAACTTCAATTGGAATGTTTTTCTTCCCACGACAGGAAAGGCCTATTTAATTTgaaagccagaaaagaaaggaCTTTTAagagctgaaacttgacagaattatctctctctctctctttttctttcttaatagaagaataagaaaacatGAACAGCCAAAACATTCGTGTTTAATGATCAAATGGGGAAAAAGGAAAACGGCAGAACATTGagtttataaaaaataatgatgatgatgataggtGTTCCACATGCCTTTGTTGATTGCTTCATGTACAAGTGTAACTTTGATATCATTAAGTTCCCTGCTCCATATCTCACATAAATCAAGATTCCTCCCCCAACCTTAGGCATATTCTTTAAGATGCCCCTATCCTTATGCTGTCAGTAGAGTATATTTTTagttttgctttttactcccaTCATTAATTGATAGTTACTTGAATTTACCATTTCCTATCTTCCTCTATTAGACCGGTCTGTGCTTTATATTTATAGTTTACCATGTTGCAGGCCATTCCACTCAGTGCAAGAAAATCGACTGGAGGATTCACTGAAGGAATTGCACCCTTTCTGCAGCTCCCTCATTTTAGTGAGGCAATAGTCAAAAAGATCGCCCGTAAGGTATGTATGTATGATGCCAGCATTGGTGTTACCTTGTAGAAACAATGGAGGCATCATGTAGATTAAACCTGTTGTTTGTCTGCTCCATATTCTATGTAATCTTTGCTACTTGCAGCCGCAAAAAGATCTCAACAGGAGAATGTTTAGCTTGGCCTCAGAACTATTACACGTGGGTCTTACTGGTTGGTATTAATGTCAACCTAAATAGTCATAAATTCTGAGTGGAACACTTTGGGTATCATTAATGCTGGACTTGTTTCATTAAAGAATCGAGTATAAGGTACAGGATTAAAATGGAGTTTCAGAGACATACTCGTGTGAGTCAGAAAATGCCGACTACATGAAGTTCCTTGTGTGGGCATATGTGCAAATGGGAGTCTTAGATTATTTAAGGTGAAGTAGGGAAAAGCACAAGTAAAGCCTTGGTATTTTGTATTTCctattccttcttctcttcaaaaTATCCAACTTTCACTGTTGAATTGATCATATCTCATTCTTGCACCTTCAACCAAAAGCTGCATTTTGACCAGAGAATGAAACTTGTATATTTGGGTGGTTATGTGCAAACTGCATGATTGTTATTGTGGAGCTCATATATTCAACTGTGTCGATCTTTTGAGAATAGTTTATTGACCTTGGGCTTTTTTAACTCTTAATTATGTTTGCAGAAGGTGCGCACATTTCAAGAGTTTCAAGACATGGGCCCACAAGAGCGTGCTGAGCTGTTTACTCAAGCCGCAGGATTCTCTGCTTCTGAAGTTCAAGATGTGGAGGTTGTCCTTGAAATGATGCCTTCCATAACAATTGAAATTACATGTGAAACAGAAGGTGAAGAGGGCATACAAGAAGGTGACATTGTTACTATGCATGCATGGGTCACACTCAAGCGCAGGAATGGCTTGGTTGGTGCCCTCCCACATGCCCCCTACTTCCCATTTCACAAGGAAGAAAATTTCTGGTTGCTTCTTGCAGATTCAACCTCAAACAATGTGTGGATGTCCCAGAAGGTTAGCTTCATGGATGAGGCAGCAGCTATTACTGCTGCATCGAAGGCCATTCAAGAGACAAAGGAGGGTTCAGGGGCAAGCTTGAAAGAGATAAGTGCTGCGGTTAAAGAAGCAGTTGAGAAAGTGAGGAACGGATCACGGTTAGTGATGGGTAAGTTCCAGGCCCCTGCAGAAGGTAATTACAATCTGACTTCCTATTGCCTGTGTGACTCTTGGATTGGCTGTGATAAGAAGACGAGTTTGAAGTttaaggttttaaaaagaaGCCGGGCTGGGACAAGGAGTGGTGCAATGGCAGAAGAGGGACCAGCTGTCGAGGATGGAATTGAGGAGGaagacgaggaagaagaagatggatatgATGACTATGAGAGTGAGTACAGTGAAGATGATGAGGATAAACAGGATGCAAAGAACAGTGGTACGGTTTCTAATGGTAGATCTCATAGAAAAGGCAGTGATTCAAGTGCTGAAAGTTCAGGCACAGATGAAGAGTGAGAGATACCTGTTTTTTCTTCCTGATGTACAGGTCAGTTTTGCCTCTTCATTTGGTGGAATAGTAAGTTCTTACATAACAGTTTAGTCATTTATCTTTCAATATACCGCTATTTCTTACATGAATAATAAGGATATAGTGCATGGACAGTCTTTTGGGcgacctctttctctctcctacttttctCCCCTGCCtcttaaaaaaattattctcATTAACACTGCGTTTGTTTAGAGAAGAATCGGgtttcagaatgcattctagtCCCGAATCTATTCCtaaaatgcatatcaaacaaaACCTAAAACTTGATAGTTACCCAACATTCATTAGCAAGAGCTTCATTTCAACAATGCCGCTTGTCTGGAATCTCACAGCATCAAtcttggttgtgtttgttatacattcttggaatgcattctagatcaattttgcattctcggatgataaaaacaacctAAAATGTATACTAACACACAGCTTTGATTCACGCAAGAATGAATGAGGACAAGGGTGACCAAAATCATGTCCATCTCTTTATGGAATAACTCccgattttttttcctctcctgtTCGCTGCCCggacaggaccgtgctgtcccctcacatgggggcgcaaaatgacgacttaaccttcCCCGGGCAGTGTGTTGGGGTAGGGGGTTAGGTTGTCATTTCACACCCCCATCTCAGgggacagcacggtcctgtccGGGCAGCGgataggagaggataacgattcaatGACTCCCTACTTCCAACACCTGCTCTGCCAGTTAGTGCCTAGTTGTACCCCTTACAAGTGAAACTCCTGAAAGCAGTATCAAGTAGACATAACCCCACCCCTATGCATGGAGATTTATTCCGATTACCTAACGTCTCTCATTGAAAGGACTTACTGGCGCCAAACCAACCTTTGtactccctctcttttttctggtggtggtgggtggcaatttttatcctctcctgttacagcacggtgctgtaatgcatcgtgcggtggctgcagaggccatgtggggCCTACTGTGCCACATGGCTTCTGTAGCACCGCATGATGCGTTACAGTACCGTGCtgtaacaagagaggataacgattcgatgggtgggtggggggggagtGTTGGGCCATTTGGTGTGGGAGTGGAGGAGTTTTGCGGCGTCGGCATTGGGTGTCTAGGTTCTTTcctgaagttcaattttagttCAACGAAAAATCAATTATAAAAAACATATtagaagcaaaagaaaattgtatatataattatttttattgaatatGTAATATAAAAATTGCAAAATGAAATCCATTTGAAATTTCTGAATGTTATTTTAGGGGAAAAAATGTATGGGAAAGGGTGTTTTGAGCCTTTGAGTATGGTGTTCAGTGGTGAATGCACATAAGGGTACAGAGATCACTTCATGTGAGAGAGGATGCCAGTGTACCCTTCGTAGTCAGCTCAAGGaatctttttttcaaaaaatgtgtGTATATATAGGGATAATATGTTCTCTGTTCCTCTAGGGGTGTAGTATTtgttttaagggaaaaagaattgtCCAAGTATGTAGGTGCTGAGACCAGACATAaaggggcaaaatgatcgcgAAAAAGATCCTGTGTATCCGGGCAGTCGGATTGCATGTGTAGCGCCAGACTCAAGGCATTGCACTCTGACCCCTTACCCCTACTCGagcaaggcgcttgggcagggataaggcgatCAAAGCGCACCGCTTTGAGTCTGGCGTTGCACATGCAGCCTAGCTGCCTGGATAAACAGGAGCCAGGTCcaaatgatcgccccaccctCCATGAAATGCAAAATGGCCCCACTTGATGCTTTCCATCATAAATATTGCATTAAattactttcaattttttgaaaatccttttttacaCTTGcattaaatattatattaaagagaagtagttttctgttcaggagtgtggtctacgtcagcactcccatgtgtctatctctctcctcctcaaaacaaaggggtaaaagtatcttttcatatggggaggagagagagagactcatgggagtgatGGTATAGGCCACACTCCGGATAGAGAACCTTCTCCCTACATTAAATAATATTTGGAGATAAGACAAGGGcatggtttcaaaaatcggAATCGAATTGGTCAATTCATATCAGAATCAACATTGACCGATCCGATCAAATCCTGTGGATTCGTGTCATTTTTCGGCCAATTATGACCAATTTGGTTGATTACGATCGATTCGAACCAAAATCAGCACTGGCCGAATCGATTACGGATTCCAAGTTTTGACACCTGGACAATAAGTAATTAAAGGAAGGGCAAGAGTTCCTGCACCAGTACGGCGACTAATGAGAGCGTACGAACGAGCATCTTGGGGGATAGGATTTTATGCCATTGGGGTGGACGGTCATTTCATCCCTTGtcatctttctttatttataaaaaaaaggcaGTTATTCAGGTAACAAAAAGATACCGGCACGGATGCTCCCAAATTGACTGGGGTTGAAACCTATATCGGTATATGGATAAAACGCATTGCTCCTTAAGTCCATAAAGACGAAAAAAACTCCCAAAACCGTAAAATAATCGGAATCTATCGGAATCTGGACCACAGACCAATCTTCCTCCAGGCAAAAGCTAACGAAgggaagaactgaagaagtaGGACTCACGGTTCAGTTCATCGCTTCATCTCCAGGACGGAAGCATCGTCAGATTCGCAGGGTTGATTGCTCCTTCACTGAAAAGAAGTACTCGCGCATCTCTGATTTTAAACGGAtagatgatgacgatgatggaTTCAGCCTTGGCAATTGGATTCCGCTCTACCGGCGGTGGCTCTTGCTCCTCCGTCACTATAGCAAGTTCGTCCGTACTTatctgattctctctctctttccctcttcttgcTCATCATATTCATCTTTTTTATGCTACTCACTGTCTTCTCTAATGGATTTTCAACTCCATTTTCCGATACCATTACTTATCCGAAAACTATTGCAGATTATCGCCCCTTTTGGAGCTCCGACGATTCTACCGGAGTACACGGCGCCTTCCGTCGATTGCCTCACGCCATCAGCCTCGACGTACCATGGTTCTtcttttggtttatttattttttattttttggttattAAATCACGTCTTCCAAGCACATTATTCAATGGGAGTTTTAAGTTCTACCTGTTAGGCTGTTAGCagtcaaaatttaaaatttgtttgtGTTGTAACTGATTCTCAGGAACAGAGGTCGGAGACTTATAGATGGGTTTTCTTTCACAACGAGGAACTATCTTCTTTCCCAAAGCAGAGTTCGGGCTACAGAAGGGTACAGGAGTTCGGCTTCAGATCCCTTGGAGCATAATAGGAAGTCGCATTACCACCCACTCGAAGACATTGCGGAGTCCACATCTCAGGACGGTGGAGATACCAGACTCACTCCTGCCGAAACCACTAGAACCATAATTGAGGTACTACCCATACATCCTTTTGGTAGAAATTTGGGAGCCTTCTTAGCCTAACAATTTGTTAATAGTTATATGTCGCATTAATTATTAACCCATTTTCGACTGGAAATCTTATTACCAAGTCAATGTCTTTCACAGGTAAACACGAAAGCAACACTAATGTTTTCAGCATTGATCAATAATGAAGTTCACGAGAACATTTTCTGGCCCGAATTGCCTTATGTGACTGATGAACATGGAAGTAAGTCAGATAATTGGCATTTCTTGAAGAATACGTATGTGACTGATATGTTTATGTTTCCCTTCATACTGCATAAAGATTTGTACTCAATTTTTCGATTAAATCGATAAATATCTGTGGCAATATCATCAGATATATACTTCAGGGTGAGCAATGATGAAGACATTATGCAGACGCTAACTTCTGAGAATAACTTTGTGGTAGACTTTTCACTTACCCTTTGGTGGATACCTGTCACTAACATTTATTGTGGAATCCATGTTGTTCTAGTGAAAATCTTTATGCTTATTGCAGCAAGTAATAATAGGCTTAGATAATATGGAAATGCTTAGCGAGATGGACCTATCAGGACCAGCTGATATTGATTTTGGCATTGAAGAAATcactgaagaagatgatgaagatgatgatgaagatgaagatgactaTGAAAAGGTGTATCATCATGTGCTTAAATTAAGGCTGCTTCTTGGCTGTTATATATGTGGGGAATATTTCAGCTGATAACTCCAACATCTTGTTTCAAATACGTCCTTTgttcttctatttatttatttgttagcAGGATTGGGTTGCAATtcttgaagatgatgaagatgagtCAGATTCCGATGAGACTCTTGGCGACTGGGCAAATTTGGAAACTTTACGTTCTTCTCATCCAATGTATTTTGCTAAAAAATTGGCTGAGGTAACTGATTCATTCTGATTACActttgatatttttttcaaaagtaTAAAAGAAATTGAGTTGTGgtttttattaccaaaaaaaaaagagtgtccTAGTGCACGATGCTCCCActattgcagggtctgggaggggcaaatgtatgccgCCTTACCCTCGCTTCGCGGAGAagctgtttccatgttttgaacCTGCAACGTGATGGTTGCAATAATGTAACTTAACCATTGCGTCAACGCACTGTAATAAAAAACACGCTTGTGTTtagtattaattttttttttctttttttttgttttgtttacttgatgGCTAAACAATGTCTTTCACATGGTTGGGTTAAACCTTGGCTTTTATGTTGCAGGCTGCATCATATCTTCCCATGAATGGAATAGATCAACCTCCAGCTGGTCTTGCCATCCAAGGCCTTCTTAGACCTTCCTTTGTTGAGGAGCACCCTCTCATCCAAAAGCATATGTCAGTCCATGAGCCCTGTAAAGATGACCAAAATCAGGTTGGGAAATTTTTGGAAGACAAACTGGAAGGTATTGGCATGCTTAATGGTCATCACCATGAGTCAGCCTCTTCTAAAGATGGTTCAATTTGGGCAGAGGGACTGGATAAAGCTGAGAGCGTTAGACCTGGGACTTCATTTTACAAGCTAGAGATGATCAAGATTCAGTTGATTTTGTCACATGGACATCAGGCATGTTTTGAGcccttttctaatttttttttttggtgcttcTTGACTGGGCATTGGTCAATTGCATTTATTGGCTACCTTTGACATGAAACATATTATCTTCACAGGATGTATGGCTACCATGTGATTGAATATAGTCGTCTTGTACTTGTGGACAATTTCTTTTTCAGGATTAATCCAAATGTAAATATTACAAGGGCTTTGTCTTAGTTATATTGGCTTCCATGAGATTGTCAGGCAATTGCTTGCCAATAAAAACATTTTACATTGAGATGCAAAAATTAATAGCCATCTGTTTAAGGAAACACTCTGCCAATTTCTTTTGTCAAAGTCTCAAAGTGATATGTTTACTGTCATTTGAGTTGAGTCCCAGAACTCTGGCTGCCAGCATGaagacattttttatttttttttaaatttttggaggggcggggggggggggggggggggagggggatccCAAAAGTTAGGACTGATCCAAATCTACCCCTCCCAGAGCCCTGCAAAAGTAGGATTTGCACTGGATAGTGACCGTTATAAGGAAGGTGTTCCACTGTGTCAT is a window encoding:
- the LOC122664945 gene encoding dnaJ protein ERDJ2-like, with amino-acid sequence MASSEENSALFPIFILTIMALPLVPYTILKLCRAASKKTKSIHCPCSVCFHSGKYRKSIFKRISNFSTYSNLMLVLLWVIMAFLVYYIKHISREIQVFEPFSILGLESGASESEIKKAYRKLSILYHPDKNPDPEAHNYFVEFISKAYQALTDPISRENFEKYGHPDGRQGLQMGIALPEFLLNIDGASGGVLLLGIVGVCILLPLLLAVIYLSRSSKYTGNYVMHQTLYAYYHLMKPSLAPSKVVDVFINAAEYREMPVRRSDGEPLQKLFILVRSELNLDLKNIRQEQAKFWKQHPALVKTELMIQAQLTRESATLYSALQKDFRHVLELAPRLLEELMKMAIIPRSPEGHGWLRPAIGVVELSQNIIQAIPLSARKSTGGFTEGIAPFLQLPHFSEAIVKKIARKKVRTFQEFQDMGPQERAELFTQAAGFSASEVQDVEVVLEMMPSITIEITCETEGEEGIQEGDIVTMHAWVTLKRRNGLVGALPHAPYFPFHKEENFWLLLADSTSNNVWMSQKVSFMDEAAAITAASKAIQETKEGSGASLKEISAAVKEAVEKVRNGSRLVMGKFQAPAEGNYNLTSYCLCDSWIGCDKKTSLKFKVLKRSRAGTRSGAMAEEGPAVEDGIEEEDEEEEDGYDDYESEYSEDDEDKQDAKNSGTVSNGRSHRKGSDSSAESSGTDEE
- the LOC122665048 gene encoding uncharacterized protein At3g49140-like isoform X1, encoding MMTMMDSALAIGFRSTGGGSCSSVTIANYRPFWSSDDSTGVHGAFRRLPHAISLDVPWNRGRRLIDGFSFTTRNYLLSQSRVRATEGYRSSASDPLEHNRKSHYHPLEDIAESTSQDGGDTRLTPAETTRTIIEVNTKATLMFSALINNEVHENIFWPELPYVTDEHGNIYFRVSNDEDIMQTLTSENNFVQVIIGLDNMEMLSEMDLSGPADIDFGIEEITEEDDEDDDEDEDDYEKDWVAILEDDEDESDSDETLGDWANLETLRSSHPMYFAKKLAEAASYLPMNGIDQPPAGLAIQGLLRPSFVEEHPLIQKHMSVHEPCKDDQNQVGKFLEDKLEGIGMLNGHHHESASSKDGSIWAEGLDKAESVRPGTSFYKLEMIKIQLILSHGHQTIVEVNDFRKARPDAIAHSAAKIISRLKAGGEKITQALKSLCWRCKGIKVEEVILVGVDSLGFDLRVCSGTQVQTLRFTFNTRAISEYSAEKQLNDLLFPRVHQTQKWQQAHQKEC
- the LOC122665048 gene encoding uncharacterized protein At3g49140-like isoform X2; its protein translation is MLLTVFSNGFSTPFSDTITYPRNRGRRLIDGFSFTTRNYLLSQSRVRATEGYRSSASDPLEHNRKSHYHPLEDIAESTSQDGGDTRLTPAETTRTIIEVNTKATLMFSALINNEVHENIFWPELPYVTDEHGNIYFRVSNDEDIMQTLTSENNFVQVIIGLDNMEMLSEMDLSGPADIDFGIEEITEEDDEDDDEDEDDYEKDWVAILEDDEDESDSDETLGDWANLETLRSSHPMYFAKKLAEAASYLPMNGIDQPPAGLAIQGLLRPSFVEEHPLIQKHMSVHEPCKDDQNQVGKFLEDKLEGIGMLNGHHHESASSKDGSIWAEGLDKAESVRPGTSFYKLEMIKIQLILSHGHQTIVEVNDFRKARPDAIAHSAAKIISRLKAGGEKITQALKSLCWRCKGIKVEEVILVGVDSLGFDLRVCSGTQVQTLRFTFNTRAISEYSAEKQLNDLLFPRVHQTQKWQQAHQKEC